One Punica granatum isolate Tunisia-2019 chromosome 3, ASM765513v2, whole genome shotgun sequence genomic window carries:
- the LOC116201882 gene encoding uncharacterized protein LOC116201882: MSEEGPKLYANKPKKAQLKQIHQLKQGDAAARSYTMVPPPPPPQPRPPPPPPRESFARRYKFLWPLLLTVNLAFGAYLFIRTKKKDTSIEEEEVANDVPSTPASTAVAGAPVTEKPQSLPNQPVAEFVKPRDLIPQDQQLELFKWILEEKRKIKPKDPEEKKRVDEEKAILKQFIRAKSIPNI, from the exons ATGAGCGAAGAAGGTCCGAAGCTGTACGCAAACAAACCTAAGAAAg CACAGTTGAAGCAGATCCACCAGCTGAAGCAGGGCGACGCTGCTGCGAGGTCGTACACTATGGTGCCTCCGCCTCCGCCTCCCCAGCCACGTCCTCCACCTCCGCCCCCCAGGGAGTCCTTCGCTCGGCGCTATAAGTTCCTTTGGCCTCTTCTACTGACCGTCAATCTCGCTTTTGGAG CTTACCTTTTTATAAGAACCAAGAAAAAGGACACAAGCATAGAAGAGGAAGAAGTAGCGAACGATGTTCCATCTACTCCAGCATCGACGGCAGTAGCTGGAGCTCCAGTTACAGAGAAGCCTCAGTCTCTACCAAATCAACCTGTTGCAGAGTTTGTGAAGCCACGGGACCTTATTCCCCAGGACCAGCAACTTGAACTGTTCAAGTGGATATtggaggagaagaggaagatcaAACCCAAAGATCCCGAAGAGAAGAAGCGGGTCGATGAGGAGAAAGCCATACTCAAACAGTTCATTCGAGCAAAATCCATCCCCAACATATAA